The region CTACTACTGACTGTCATAATGAATATTCTCTTACTGTGATTTAGCCTTACTGACTGACTGTTCAATAAtgaatatctctgtactttgatgttacctactgactgactggttcataAGAAGTATTCTCTACTGTGATGTTACCTACTGACGTGTACTGGTTCATAATTAATTTCTCTCTGTACTGTGATGttacctactgactgactggtcatAATGAATTCTCTTACTGTATttacctactgactgactggcataATGAAATTCTCTGTAACTTGATGTACCACTGACTGACTTTTCAAAGAATATTCTCACTGTGATGTTACCTACTACGACTGACTGTTCATAATGAATATTCTCTCTTACTGTGATGTACCTACTGACGACTGCGGTTCATAATGAATATTCTCTTGTACTTGTGATGTTAcctactactgactgactggttcataATGAATATTCTCTCGGTACTGTGATTTCCTACTGAACTGACTGTTCATAATGAATATTCTCTTACCTGTGATTACctactgactgactcactggttCATAAGTAATATTCTCTCTTACTGTGATGTTACCTACTGACTGACTCGTTCATAATAATATCTCTGTACTTGATGTTACCTACGACTGACGTCATAATGAAATTCTCTGTACTGTATGCttacctactgactgactgacttctaATGAATATTCTCTCTTACTTTGTGTTACCTACTAGCTGGACTTCATAATGAATATTCCTGACTGTGAGTTTACCGACTGATCTGTGTTCAAATGAATATTCTCTGTACTTGATGTTacctactgactgactgtttcATAATGAATTCTCTTTACTGTATTTATCCTACGACTGACGACTGTTTCATAATAATATCTCTCGTTACTGTGATTTACCTACTGACTGAACTGGTTCATAATGAATATTCTCTGTACTGTGATGTTAcctactactgactgactggttcataATAATATTTCTCTGTCTTGATGACCTACTCGCTGCGTCAATATCTCTACTGATGTTACCTACTATGACTGACTGGTTCATTAATGAATATTCTCTCTGACGTATttacctactgactgactggtccaTAATGAATatctctgtactgtatgtacctactgactgactgtcaTAAGAATATTCTCCTGTACTGATGTACCTACTGACTGACTGTTCATAATGAATACTCGTACTATGttaccctgactgactgactggtttcgCTCTAGTCAACAACTATGTCCGTCGTCACTTTTCATGTTACCCCACTGTAGCCGTGACTGCACACGCGGGACAGGAGGTGTGTTTACCGGACATCCTCTGCAATGTCAACTGTTCCACACTTCTCTGTCCGTGTCCCCTCCCCCTGTCACTGGCCACTCCTTCCGTCCCACTCCTGTCCGTCCACACTCCCTACTTCGTGTCCACACTCCTCCGTCCGTGTCCACACTCCCTCCTGTCCCTCCGTGTCCACACTCTCTTCCGTTCCACACTCCACTGTCCGGTCCACACTCCTCCTGTCCGTGTCACACTCTCCTACTGTCCTGTCCACACCCTCTCCGTGTCCGTCCACACTCCCTCCTGTCCGTGTCCCACTCCCTACTGTCCGTGTCCCACTCCTCCTGTCCGTCCAGCACTCCCTCCTGTCCGTGTCCACACTCCCTCCTGTCCGTGTCCACactccctcctgtcctctgtccACACTCCCTACGGTCCGTGTTCCACACTCCCTACGTGTTCCACACTCCTCCGTCCGTGTCCACACTCCCTCCTGTCCGGTCCCACTCCCTACTGTCCGTGTCCACACTCCTCCTGTCCGTGTCCACacccctccttccccccctccaCTGTCCGTTGTCCACACTCCCACTGCCGTTCCACACTCCCTACTGTCCGTGTCACACTCCCTCCTGTCCGTGTCCACACTCCCTCTGTCCGTGTCCACACTCCCTCTGTTCCGTGTCCACACTCCCTCCTGTCCGTGTCCACACTCCCTCCTTCCGTGTCCACACCTCCTCCTACTGTCCGTGTCCACACTCCCTCCTGTCCGTGTCCACCACTCCTCCTGCCGTGTCCACACCCCTCCTGTCCGTGCCACACTCCCTCTGTCCGTGTCCACACTCCCTCTTCCGTGCCACACCCCTTGCTTCCGTGTCCACCACTCCCTCCTGTCCTGTCCACACTCCCTCCTGTCCGTGTCCACACTCCCTCCTGTCCGTGTCCCACTCCCTCCTGTCCGTGTCCCACTCCCTGCTGTCCGTCTCCACACTCCCTGTCCGATGTCCACACTCCCTGCTGTCCGTGTCCCAACTCCCTCCTGTCCGTGTCCGCACTCCCTCCTGTCCGTCGCACTCCTGCTCTCCGTGTCCGCAACTCCCTGCTGTCCGTGTCCGCACTCCCTGCTGTCCGTGTCCCCACTCCCTGCTGTCCGTGTCCGCACTCCCCTGCTGTCCGTCCGCACTCCCCTCCTTCCCGTGTCCGCACTCCCTGCGTCCGTGTCCACACCCCTCCTTCCGTGTCACCACTCCCTCCTGTCCTGTTCCACACTCCCTGCTTCCTGCCACCCCCTCCTGTCCTGTCCACACTCCCTCCTGTCCGTCCAACTCCCTCTTCCGTTCCAACCACCCTACTGTCTGTGTGACCTCCACCCTACTGTCTGTGTGACCTCCACCCTACTGTCTGTGTGACCTCCACCCTACTGTCTGTGTGACCTCCTCCCTACTGTCTGTGTGAACTCCACCCTACTGTCTGTGTGAACTTTACTTTAATgtcaatgtaaaatgtatttcctCTCTCTGCTACATAACATAACGAATCCTTTTTTTTAAAAGGCTGGCCATTTTTTTCCGTGTACCCTTAGATTGGTATTTAGAGGCATATTGAGTTATTTAATTTTTCATGGTCTTTCGAGTTGGATATGTTCAACCAGGAAGCAGATCCTCACAAGGACGTTATTGGCCAAGTAGCAGAACTTTGTCACTTTCCTTTTTTCAGGAGAATGTCCAGGATGGTCGTTGTGACCAGTGCAGAGTGGAGACCTTCCACCTTGACCCCACCAACCCTAAAGGCTGCACTTCCTGTTTCTGTTTCGGAGCCACCAACCGCTGTCGTAGCTCTGAGAAACGACGGACTGaggtagaggacagaggacagggggATGTGCTTATAGTTTGTGTGTTTGCTCAACAGTTTCATATTTTGCCCGCAGGTTCACAGATTATATTACAACTGTCATAAAACTCAGGAGATGTACTGTTTGTTCTGCAACACAATTTAGTTTTAAATCAATGCTGTGTGGTTTAAGTAAAGTTTGTTTTACACGTATTAACATTGTTTATGTGTAGTAATATGTAATGTGTATAATCCCCAGGTGAAGGACATGATGGGTGCTGctgggagcagacagacaggaagtgttATATTAATGTTATATTATAATGTAATGTTATTATACCATCTCTATAGGTGATGGACATGATGGTCTGGGTGCTGctgggagcagacagacaggaagttcCTGTGACAGTATATCCTGGACAGGATGTGGTGGAGGCGGACCTTGGTGATGTACCTGATGTCTACCAAGACCTCCTGTGGCACGCTCCTAGAACATACCTGGGAGACAAGGTACGGACAAGATACCACATGATAAAACACAAGTTAAAATAGTATTGTTATATATAAATGGCATTGTCTCCTCTTCAACATACATACAGGTTCAGAGAGTTCAACATTTGTacgttttagtaatttagcagacactgatCCAGAGAAATTGACAGTTAGTAAGTCTTATCCTGCCAAAAGCAATGAGGCTAACACCTCTGACCCATTGTCTGTTAAACAATAATTAGATCAACTGTGACTTGTGCAGGTGGGAGAGGGCGGGAGAGGGCGGGAGAGGGCGGGAGAGGGCGGGAGAGGGCGGGGAGAGGGCGGGGAGAGGGCGGAAGCTGCTGGGGTGGTGAAATAAATGCATCGAGGTTGGTGGTGAGGTTTTTGCAGGAGCAAAAGGAGGCTACATCAGATATACTAGTGCTAAGGACTATAtatagttcacacacacacaccaccacacacacacaacacacacacacacacacacacacacacacacacacacaccacacacacacacacacacacacacacacacacacacacacacacacacacacacacacacacacacacacacacacacacacacacacacacacacacaagaggatgtgcagacagacagagtgtatAGAGATAGGGATCTTTGTTTTGTCTAGAGTATAACACCTGGCTTATCTTGCCTTTTGAACAAGCTTAGTTACCCTTCCTTTAGCATTAGTGCTTGTTCAcaagactctctgtctctcccggtGTTCTGtcacttcctctcttctctgtccttcctgttcttctctgtctttctcttcctgtcttctctgctcttcctgtcttctctttctcttcctgtcttctgccctcttcctgtcttctctgtctttctcttcctgtcttctctgtctcttcctgtcttctctttctctccttgtcttctgcctcttcctgtcttctctgtctgtctcttcctgttttctctgtctctttctgtcttttctgtcttcTCTGCTCCTTCTGTTTCTTCctcgtcttctctgtctcttcctcgttcttctctgtctcttcctcgtcTTCTCTGTCTcgttcctcttcttccttctgctcttcctgtctcctctgtctcttcctcatctctgctggctctttctgtctcttgcctcgtcttcttctctgctcttcctcgtcttctctgtctccctcatcttctctggctcttcctgtcttctctgtctcttcctcatcttctctggctctttctgtctcttcctcatcttctctggctctttctgtctcttcctcgTCTTCTCTGGCTCTTCCTTGTCTTCTCTGGCTCTTCCTTGTCTTCTCTGGCTCTTCCTTGTTTTCTCTGCCTCTTCCTGTcttttctgtcttctctgtctctttttgtcttctctgtctctgtctcttcctgtcttctgtctcttcctcgtctctttctgtcctctctgtctcttcctgtcttctctgtctctttctgtctcttcctcgtcttctctgtctcttcctcgtcttctctgtctctttctgtctcttcctcgtcttctctgtctgttcctCGTCTTCTCTGGCTCTTCCTCGTCTTCTCTGGCTCTTCCTCGTCTTCTCtggctctttctgtctcttcctgtcttctgtctcttcctgtcctctctgtctcttcctgtcttctctgtctcttcctgtcttctctgtcAATATCGATCTCTCTGTATCggtc is a window of Salvelinus sp. IW2-2015 unplaced genomic scaffold, ASM291031v2 Un_scaffold3765, whole genome shotgun sequence DNA encoding:
- the LOC112076463 gene encoding laminin subunit alpha-5-like; its protein translation is MVFRENVQDGRCDQCRVETFHLDPTNPKGCTSCFCFGATNRCRSSEKRRTEVMDMMVWVLLGADRQEVPVTVYPGQDVVEADLGDVPDVYQDLLWHAPRTYLGDKVSSYGGYLRYRLHTQTMRGDVVSLPAEASRPDVILKVPIPPQGPHALHPNTVE